From Cricetulus griseus strain 17A/GY chromosome 1 unlocalized genomic scaffold, alternate assembly CriGri-PICRH-1.0 chr1_0, whole genome shotgun sequence, a single genomic window includes:
- the Cdk17 gene encoding cyclin-dependent kinase 17 isoform X2, whose translation MKKFKRRLSLTLRGSQTIDESLSELAEQMTVEESSSKDNEPIVKNGRPPTSHSMHSFLHQYTGSFKKPPLRRPHSVIGGSLGSFMAMPRNGSRLDIVHENLKMGSDGESDQASGTSSDEVQSPTGVCLRNRIHRRISMEDLNKRLSLPADIRIPDGYLEKLQISSPPFDQPMSRRSRRASLSEIGFGKMETYIKLEKLGEGTYATVYKGRSKLTENLVALKEIRLEHEEGAPCTAIREVSLLKDLKHANIVTLHDIVHTDKSLTLVFEYLDKDLKQYMDDCGNIMSMHNVKLFLYQILRGLAYCHRRKVLHRDLKPQNLLINERGELKLADFGLARAKSVPTKTYSNEVVTLWYRPPDVLLGSSEYSTQIDMWGVGCIFFEMASGRPLFPGSTVEDELHLIFRLLGTPSQETWPGVSSNDEFKNYNFPKYKPQPLINHAPRLDSEGIELITKFLQAYQYSV comes from the exons ATGAAAAAGTTTAAGAGGAGACTGTCCCTCACGCTCAGGGGAAGCCAGACAATCGATGAGTCACTGTCGGAACTGGCTGAGCAGATGACCGTGGAGGAGAGCAGCAGCAAAGACAACG AGCCTATTGTGAAGAATGGCAGGCCTCCGACGTCTCACAGCATGCATTCCTTCCTCCATCAGTACACAGGGTCTTTCAAGAAGCCCCCATTGCGAAGACCCCACAGTGTTATTGGAGGAAGCCTTGGTTCCTTCATGGCCATGCCCAGAAACGGAAGCAGATTAG ACATTGTTCATGAAAATCTGAAAATGGGATCAGATGGTGAGAGTGACCAAGCTTCTGGGACGTCATCAGATGAAGTCCAGTCTCCTACAGGTGTTTGCCTCAGAAATCGTATACACAGGCGGATCTCAATGGag GACTTGAATAAGAGGCTGTCCCTGCCTGCAGACATCAGGATACCTGATGGGTACCTGGAGAAGCTGCAGATCAGCAGCCCACCGTTCGACCAGCCCATGAGCCGCCGGTCCCGGAGAGCCTCCTTA TCAGAAATTGGGTTTGGGAAAATGGAAACCTACATCAAATTGGAAAAGCTTGGGGAG GGTACATATGCAACAGTATATAAAGGAAGAAGTAAATTGACAGAGAATTTGGTGGCGTTAAAGGAGATCCGCTTGGAACACGAAGAAGGTGCACCCTGTACAGCTATAAGAGAAG tCTCACTGCTAAAGGAtttaaaacatgcaaatataGTAACCTTGCATGACATTGTTCACACAGATAAATCTTTGACTCTGGTCTTTGAGTATCTG GACAAAGACCTGAAACAATACATGGATGACTGTGGAAACATCATGAGTATGCACAATGTAAAG CTGTTCCTGTACCAAATCCTCCGAGGTTTGGCATATTGCCATAGAAGAAAGGTATTGCACCGGGACCTGAAACCACAGAACCTCCTCATTAATGAAAGAGGAGAACTAAAGCTGGCTGACTTTG GACTAGCCAGAGCCAAGTCAGTTCCCACAAAGACCTACTCAAATGAAGTTGTCACACTGTGGTATCGACCACCTGATGTGCTTCTTGGTTCCTCAGAGTACTCAACACAGATTGACATGtg GGGAGTTGGctgtattttctttgaaatggCTTCTGGAAGACCACTGTTTCCAGGGTCAACTGTGGAAGATGAACTGCACTTAATATTTCGACTACTAG GAACTCCATCTCAGGAAACTTGGCCAGGTGTTTCTTCAAATGATGAATTCAAGAACTACAACTTCCCAAAATATAAGCCACAACCTCTAATTAACCATGCACCcag gTTAGATTCTGAAGGAATTGAGTTGATAACAAAATTTCTTCAG GCGTATCAATATTCAGTTTGA
- the Cdk17 gene encoding cyclin-dependent kinase 17 isoform X1, whose protein sequence is MKKFKRRLSLTLRGSQTIDESLSELAEQMTVEESSSKDNEPIVKNGRPPTSHSMHSFLHQYTGSFKKPPLRRPHSVIGGSLGSFMAMPRNGSRLDIVHENLKMGSDGESDQASGTSSDEVQSPTGVCLRNRIHRRISMEDLNKRLSLPADIRIPDGYLEKLQISSPPFDQPMSRRSRRASLSEIGFGKMETYIKLEKLGEGTYATVYKGRSKLTENLVALKEIRLEHEEGAPCTAIREVSLLKDLKHANIVTLHDIVHTDKSLTLVFEYLDKDLKQYMDDCGNIMSMHNVKLFLYQILRGLAYCHRRKVLHRDLKPQNLLINERGELKLADFGLARAKSVPTKTYSNEVVTLWYRPPDVLLGSSEYSTQIDMWGVGCIFFEMASGRPLFPGSTVEDELHLIFRLLGTPSQETWPGVSSNDEFKNYNFPKYKPQPLINHAPRLDSEGIELITKFLQYESKKRVPAEEAMKHVYFRSLGPRIHALPESVSIFSLKEIQLQKDPGFRNSSYPETGHGKNRRQSMLF, encoded by the exons ATGAAAAAGTTTAAGAGGAGACTGTCCCTCACGCTCAGGGGAAGCCAGACAATCGATGAGTCACTGTCGGAACTGGCTGAGCAGATGACCGTGGAGGAGAGCAGCAGCAAAGACAACG AGCCTATTGTGAAGAATGGCAGGCCTCCGACGTCTCACAGCATGCATTCCTTCCTCCATCAGTACACAGGGTCTTTCAAGAAGCCCCCATTGCGAAGACCCCACAGTGTTATTGGAGGAAGCCTTGGTTCCTTCATGGCCATGCCCAGAAACGGAAGCAGATTAG ACATTGTTCATGAAAATCTGAAAATGGGATCAGATGGTGAGAGTGACCAAGCTTCTGGGACGTCATCAGATGAAGTCCAGTCTCCTACAGGTGTTTGCCTCAGAAATCGTATACACAGGCGGATCTCAATGGag GACTTGAATAAGAGGCTGTCCCTGCCTGCAGACATCAGGATACCTGATGGGTACCTGGAGAAGCTGCAGATCAGCAGCCCACCGTTCGACCAGCCCATGAGCCGCCGGTCCCGGAGAGCCTCCTTA TCAGAAATTGGGTTTGGGAAAATGGAAACCTACATCAAATTGGAAAAGCTTGGGGAG GGTACATATGCAACAGTATATAAAGGAAGAAGTAAATTGACAGAGAATTTGGTGGCGTTAAAGGAGATCCGCTTGGAACACGAAGAAGGTGCACCCTGTACAGCTATAAGAGAAG tCTCACTGCTAAAGGAtttaaaacatgcaaatataGTAACCTTGCATGACATTGTTCACACAGATAAATCTTTGACTCTGGTCTTTGAGTATCTG GACAAAGACCTGAAACAATACATGGATGACTGTGGAAACATCATGAGTATGCACAATGTAAAG CTGTTCCTGTACCAAATCCTCCGAGGTTTGGCATATTGCCATAGAAGAAAGGTATTGCACCGGGACCTGAAACCACAGAACCTCCTCATTAATGAAAGAGGAGAACTAAAGCTGGCTGACTTTG GACTAGCCAGAGCCAAGTCAGTTCCCACAAAGACCTACTCAAATGAAGTTGTCACACTGTGGTATCGACCACCTGATGTGCTTCTTGGTTCCTCAGAGTACTCAACACAGATTGACATGtg GGGAGTTGGctgtattttctttgaaatggCTTCTGGAAGACCACTGTTTCCAGGGTCAACTGTGGAAGATGAACTGCACTTAATATTTCGACTACTAG GAACTCCATCTCAGGAAACTTGGCCAGGTGTTTCTTCAAATGATGAATTCAAGAACTACAACTTCCCAAAATATAAGCCACAACCTCTAATTAACCATGCACCcag gTTAGATTCTGAAGGAATTGAGTTGATAACAAAATTTCTTCAG tATGAGTCTAAGAAAAGGGTTCCAGCAGAAGAGGCTATGAAACATGTGTACTTCAGAAGTCTAGGACCAAGAATACATGCTTTGCCAGAAA GCGTATCAATATTCAGTTTGAAAGAGATTCAGTTGCAAAAGGACCCTGGTTTTCGAAATTCTTCCTATCCAGAGACAG GACacgggaagaacagaagacagagcATGCTCTTTTAA